From the Drosophila simulans strain w501 chromosome 2L, Prin_Dsim_3.1, whole genome shotgun sequence genome, the window tgaagctttcggtcaattttgttttttgtttttatttatatgatcaattttctattagaaaataattgctagaggacgatatattgacataaaaatttagactttatgccaaaaaaaacgaattctggaccatagtgctTTGTTTGAAGTTAgaagttttaaatttcatatttcttttcattttggtaAGCTCAACTTAAAATGGATAAGGTGTTTTCTATTAAGCCGTTACATTCCTTAAACCCCCTACTCAATACAAACTAGCTAAATTATACGTTAGAATTAGAATTTATTCGCATTACTGTTTACACAAATTACTGCATTAGTTTTAAGAAATGCAATGTAGAATTCGTAGTCAAAATTTCACTGTTTACAAAAATTGgaatatatttgtatctaaACTGTTCTTAAACATATACGCTTCCTGTGCGGAGCCAcagaaatatatgaaatacatatttaaaattgattgcgtTAAAAAAGTCGAGAGAACATTTTCTACAATTGTAACCTAACCGAACTAAATAAGATTGTTGTGCCTGGCCAAGGAACGTACATAACTAACTCAGTAAGTGAATCGTCTTTTGTAGCGGTGTTAGTCCGTATGGGCTATGGACTGTGGTAGATGGAGAAGCCATATCGGAACGAAAGGAAGCTTGGCTAGCTGCAGAAGACATTTACGATGGAACGAGTGGGGAGCGCCTCCCGGCTCTACTTGCCCTTCTTGGACTCCTTCTTTTTGCTGCCGGATGAGCTGGTGCCCTCgtccttctccttcttctccttcttttcGGGCTTCTCCTCGGGATGATCTTCATAGCTGCAGAGGGGGCAAAAACGAGTTAGTTTCAATTCGAGCGCCCAGCGCAGTCCACACTTACGCAAAGAGCACCTTTAGCTCGCCACGAATGAGGGCCACCAGGAGGGGAGTGCCCATGCAGGCTGGCACCAGGTAGAGCAGGGCCGGCTGCGCGTGCTTGAACACATGCATCACAAAGATGGTGGCCAGCAGGCCCAGGAAGTAGGCGATCAGCGTGGAGTAGAAGTAGATGCGCGTCTTGCGCTTCTTGCTGTCGTCGAAGCGCAGCAGCAGGGCGATGAAGATGCCAGGAATGACGATGTCGCCCAGTCCCAGCATGGCGAAGTTCGAGGCGTTCAGGCCGTTCTCGATCAGGTCCTGGGGGAACACTAGCTTGATGGGCGCCTCGAAGCTCTTGGCCACGGTGACCATCACGTTGGTGCCGAATACCCAGAAGATGTCGTAGAAGAACAGGCCGCTCAGCAAGATGACGCCCGTGACGAAGTTGTTCAGGTGCAGCATCTCCACGCCGTTGATAGCGAAGGCCAGGCCGAACAGGTTGTTCGCGATCCAGTGCTTCTTGAGCAGGTACCACACTCCGATCACCGAGGAGATCACCAGGCAGACAATGTCGTGCGTGGAGAACTTGTAGTTCACGATGTCCTCCTTGTGCTTGCCCTCGCCCTTGGTGAACAGGATGTGAAAGGGGACCTTGGGCACGGCGGCGGGCATCAGCGAGTTGATCACCGGACTGAGCAGGTGCGCCAGAGCAATCACTCCCAGCACGAAGAAGTAGCCGGTGAGCAGGTAGTTGATGTGCACCTTCTGGAAGATCTTGAAGAACAGGTACAGACCGAAGAGGGCTGCCGACGCGATCAACGGGAAGTACATGGCGTCCTTCTTGGTCATCGTGTCCGCCTTCTCGCCCGTGGACTGCAGGGAGTGGGAATTGCGGGAAACATGTTAATCCAGCTTGGGGGTCGAGTCTGCTCCACCTACCTTTTTCAGCTTGTGCAGCTTCACGGAGCGGATGGAGCCGAAGATGATGGGCAGCATGGCCATCACCACCAGGCTGCTGTAGGCCACCGCCATGCCCTCCGGAGTCGAGGGCTTCTTCTCGGCCGGCGCCGACTCGTTCTTCGGTGTGTTCACATTCTCGATGATGCCCTTGAGCACCTCCTTAACGGTTCCGATTACTTCCTCCGCCATGCTGTGGTGTCCAATCCAATCCGTTTCTGAAAATCGCCGGCTTGCGGGGGTGAATAGCGAAATGACACGCAGCAGCACACGTCAACAATCTCCGTTATCGGTATCGCTGGTCATCGTCTGGGCCTATCGGATGCCCCGCAATATACCGACAATATACCACCCTCTGTAGGGTAGGGTCGCACTGTCACCAATGAGAATATACCAAGCTTACCAAAAATATACCAAAACGGTTGAGATTCAAAAGTGAGAAGTCTAATTTGAAATTAGAGAATCccgaatttattttgtgaaaaCCTGCAAGCTTATCAAGCTAATTGTTTAGTTCAGCAGTtctcctccacctccccgaAGCCAGTACATGTGAGCACTGCTCCCACACAAAACCCAAATATGTGGGCTGCTGCTTTATCTGCTGCGTCGGCAGAGGAACGCCGAGATATCGGAGGAGCCTCGGCCATGTGCCAAGCCGCAAGCCGAGCTCAGTTCCCATTCAGATTCCGAGAGCACAGCACCGTACATCCGAAACAAAGCCGCACTGAACAATGACGACGACCAAGATAAAGGCACCAGTTTCCGGTCCTGGACTGCCACTACTGCTGCAAATGCTAATGGGGATGCTTCTTATGGGGCTGACTTCCGTGCCAGGCGCCACTGGTAAGTGTTTACGGCTCCGGAGTTGCATAAGCCGCCGATAAGTGCGATCTCGAATCCCCTCCAGCCACCCCGGACCCCAAGAACGCCAATGTCAAGGCCCTGGATCGCCTCCACGCCGGGCTGTTCACGAACTACGACAGCGATGTGCAGCCGGTATTCCAAGGAGCCCCCACGAACGTGTCCCTGGGAATGGTGGTCACC encodes:
- the LOC6730470 gene encoding minor histocompatibility antigen H13 translates to MAEEVIGTVKEVLKGIIENVNTPKNESAPAEKKPSTPEGMAVAYSSLVVMAMLPIIFGSIRSVKLHKLKKSTGEKADTMTKKDAMYFPLIASAALFGLYLFFKIFQKVHINYLLTGYFFVLGVIALAHLLSPVINSLMPAAVPKVPFHILFTKGEGKHKEDIVNYKFSTHDIVCLVISSVIGVWYLLKKHWIANNLFGLAFAINGVEMLHLNNFVTGVILLSGLFFYDIFWVFGTNVMVTVAKSFEAPIKLVFPQDLIENGLNASNFAMLGLGDIVIPGIFIALLLRFDDSKKRKTRIYFYSTLIAYFLGLLATIFVMHVFKHAQPALLYLVPACMGTPLLVALIRGELKVLFAYEDHPEEKPEKKEKKEKDEGTSSSGSKKKESKKGK